One stretch of Euphorbia lathyris chromosome 7, ddEupLath1.1, whole genome shotgun sequence DNA includes these proteins:
- the LOC136201125 gene encoding probable protein phosphatase 2C 26 isoform X1, whose protein sequence is MAIPILRDSISCSTHPLFCSSVPNPTRNCNLRKNNCFCLPSSQLNPVQLANSFQFSVGTHLIPHPNKIERGGEDALLVSSYNGGVIAVADGVSGWAEENVDPSLFPRELMANALSFLRDEEQVNYEPQILLKKAHAATSSTGSATVIVAMLEKHGILKIANVGDCGLRIIRGGQIIFASSPQEHYFDCPYQLSSEMVGQTYIDAMVSKVELMEGDTIVMGSDGLFDNVFNEEIVSTMAKHTSVAEAAKALANLANIHSTDSEFESPYALEARSKGFDVPLWKKILGRKLTGGKLDDITVVVGRVMSSSDSEDKTHFEYHLPTTS, encoded by the exons ATGGCAATTCCCATTCTGCGGGATTCAATTTCATGTTCTACCCACCCTTTATTTTGCTCCTCAGTTCCTAATCCAACCAGAAATTGCAATCTAAGGAAGAACAACTGCTTCTGTTTACCTTCATCTCAACTCAATCCTGTTCAGTTAGCTAATTCTTTTCAATTTAGTGTCGGAACTCACCTCATTCCACATCCGAACAAG ATTGAAAGAGGCGGAGAAGATGCACTTCTTGTTAGCAGCTACAATGGCGGAGTTATTGCTGTTGCTGATGGAGTATCTGG TTGGGCTGAAGAGAATGTGGATCCTTCATTGTTTCCTCGAGAATTAATGGCTAATGCTTTGTCTTTTCTGAGAGATGAAGAG CAGGTGAACTATGAACCCCAGATTCTCTTAAAAAAAGCACATGCTGCTACTTCTTCAACAGGTTCAGCTACTGT AATTGTTGCCATGCTGGAGAAACATGGAATCTTAAAGATTGCCAATGTTGGAGATTGTGGACTTAGAATAATCCGTGGAG GTCAAATTATTTTTGCGTCATCACCTCAAGAGCATTATTTTGATTGTCCATACCAATTAAGCTCAGAAATGGTTGGCCAGACATACATTGATGCAATG GTTAGCAAAGTGGAATTAATGGAGGGAGACACCATAGTAATGGGTTCAGATGGACTTTTTGACAACGTTTTCAACGAGGAGATTGTTTCAACAATGGCCAAGCACACTTCTGTAGCTGAGGCTG CAAAGGCATTAGCTAACTTAGCAAACATTCATTCAACGGATTCCGAGTTCGAATCTCCATATGCATTGGAAGCCAGATCCAAG GGTTTTGATGTTCCTTTGTGGAAGAAAATTTTGGGGAGGAAGCTTACAG GTGGAAAGCTTGATGATATCACGGTGGTTGTTGGTCGAGTTATGAGTTCATCGGATTCAGAAGACAAAACTCACTTTGAATATCATCTTCCCACAACTTCCTGA
- the LOC136201125 gene encoding probable protein phosphatase 2C 26 isoform X2, with product MAIPILRDSISCSTHPLFCSSVPNPTRNCNLRKNNCFCLPSSQLNPVQLANSFQFSVGTHLIPHPNKIERGGEDALLVSSYNGGVIAVADGVSGWAEENVDPSLFPRELMANALSFLRDEEVNYEPQILLKKAHAATSSTGSATVIVAMLEKHGILKIANVGDCGLRIIRGGQIIFASSPQEHYFDCPYQLSSEMVGQTYIDAMVSKVELMEGDTIVMGSDGLFDNVFNEEIVSTMAKHTSVAEAAKALANLANIHSTDSEFESPYALEARSKGFDVPLWKKILGRKLTGGKLDDITVVVGRVMSSSDSEDKTHFEYHLPTTS from the exons ATGGCAATTCCCATTCTGCGGGATTCAATTTCATGTTCTACCCACCCTTTATTTTGCTCCTCAGTTCCTAATCCAACCAGAAATTGCAATCTAAGGAAGAACAACTGCTTCTGTTTACCTTCATCTCAACTCAATCCTGTTCAGTTAGCTAATTCTTTTCAATTTAGTGTCGGAACTCACCTCATTCCACATCCGAACAAG ATTGAAAGAGGCGGAGAAGATGCACTTCTTGTTAGCAGCTACAATGGCGGAGTTATTGCTGTTGCTGATGGAGTATCTGG TTGGGCTGAAGAGAATGTGGATCCTTCATTGTTTCCTCGAGAATTAATGGCTAATGCTTTGTCTTTTCTGAGAGATGAAGAG GTGAACTATGAACCCCAGATTCTCTTAAAAAAAGCACATGCTGCTACTTCTTCAACAGGTTCAGCTACTGT AATTGTTGCCATGCTGGAGAAACATGGAATCTTAAAGATTGCCAATGTTGGAGATTGTGGACTTAGAATAATCCGTGGAG GTCAAATTATTTTTGCGTCATCACCTCAAGAGCATTATTTTGATTGTCCATACCAATTAAGCTCAGAAATGGTTGGCCAGACATACATTGATGCAATG GTTAGCAAAGTGGAATTAATGGAGGGAGACACCATAGTAATGGGTTCAGATGGACTTTTTGACAACGTTTTCAACGAGGAGATTGTTTCAACAATGGCCAAGCACACTTCTGTAGCTGAGGCTG CAAAGGCATTAGCTAACTTAGCAAACATTCATTCAACGGATTCCGAGTTCGAATCTCCATATGCATTGGAAGCCAGATCCAAG GGTTTTGATGTTCCTTTGTGGAAGAAAATTTTGGGGAGGAAGCTTACAG GTGGAAAGCTTGATGATATCACGGTGGTTGTTGGTCGAGTTATGAGTTCATCGGATTCAGAAGACAAAACTCACTTTGAATATCATCTTCCCACAACTTCCTGA
- the LOC136200443 gene encoding uncharacterized protein: MNATSISTAAPDLSQDNNSGSDSDTNTDVAPPAAEYYQPISSMDDDDDSSHANSDEEHRSDVVENGISSLHLNGDVEQKMSSDDEEEEEEEEEERIGEADDSAISRAFREDESRRNAPLSAENATRVREAMRGISFGGSVPDWIGRVPEDQWLNHLRGLRETTTQSSNFR, encoded by the exons ATGAATGCTACCTCCATCTCTACTGCTGCTCCTGATCTCTCTCAag ATAACAACAGCGGAAGCGATTCCGACACAAATACTGATGTAGCGCCTCCGGCGGCTGAATACTACCAGCCGATCTCATCCATGGATGACGACGATGACTCGAGCCATGCCAACTCCGATGAAGAACACCGTAGTGATGTTGTGGAAAATGGAATTTCGTCTCTTCATCTAAACGGCGACGTCGAGCAGAAGATGAGCAGCGAcgatgaggaggaggaggaggaggaggaggaggagagaattGGAGAGGCGGATGATTCGGCGATTTCAAGGGCTTTTAGAGAGGATGAAAGTCGAAGAAATGCGCCTTTGTCGGCGGAGAATGCAACGCGAGTTAGGGAAGCAATGCGTGGGATCTCGTTTGGAGGATCGGTTCCTGATTGGATCGGTCGAGTTCCTGAGGATCAATGGCTCAATCATCTGCGCGGTTTGAGAGAAACGACCACCCAATCTTCCAACTTCCGgtga